In Coffea eugenioides isolate CCC68of chromosome 4, Ceug_1.0, whole genome shotgun sequence, the genomic stretch TTAAGTGATTGTAATTAGCATTGCAAGCTAATACAGGATAATAATGTTCAACTAATGCAAGAGAGCTCCCCTCTCAATGTAACCTGGAATACTCCAACGTGATAGTCCTAGGTGCATCTCATAAAGGATAGAAGATAGAACtagaagagaaggaaaaaaatttgtCATGTATCTATCACGTAAGCATGACAAGGAAAAGTTTGAATTAAATTACCTCCCCATAAAGAGTTGAACCAAGACCTCCTGTATGTTGGTGTGCAACACCATAGATGACCTCACCCCCAGATGGCAAAACTATGGATACGCTCTTTGTGTGGATGCAATCATCATGAGCTGTGTTTGTGGAACAGGACTCGATTAGATACTCGATCTGTCAAGATGGATAAAACCTTTTAGTTTCCTGAAAAACTTGAAGAGGAAATGCACTAAAAGAAAGCAAAATGGTTGAAGCAACACCGTCTACTTTGATAATGATAATGTTAAAGTAGAACTTTAACCATTAATCATAAAGTTAACAGGTTCTTGAATAAGATATATAACATCTGCAATAGCCAATtgcttttgaaaacagactttaGTACTAGAGTCATCAGGAGTAGTAAATCTTTCTAATCACAATATTCATGATTTCAGACAAGTTCGTAGGACCTGTATATAGGTGCATGATCTTTAAGATGGACTCCATCACAATCAAAATGTAGCTTGAATTCCATTAATGACCTGTTCCTACTTGTGTCAATTTTAGTTTGGTCTACACAAGTTCTTTTCAAACCTAAGGAGACATCATGTAGGTTCTCTCACTCATCCTGTTATACACAGGGAACATGATAAAACTGCCGCCTCTGCATATTTTGGAGGCAGAGCAGTAGTTATTCCTTAAGATGCACGGCTCATACGAAAGTGGTCAATCACCTGGCAGTTGTGACCATTTGATTCTTTAGAATTGTTCGATCTTTGCCATCTAGCAGTTACGTcaagtatatatattttagcAGGCAAGATGGAGTTGTCCCAGTCGACATACTTGACAGTGTATTTCATGAAGAAGCTTCTCCTTGGACTCCTGTACCCTTCTATAAGTCTGCACTTTGTTTCCTCATAACAGCATCTCATTCCCCCAATATATTCTGGCTCCAAAGCATTGCCATCCTCATCTTGAGTAACATTATACAGATCACACCTGCACTCTGTGCATCCCAATTTATCTTCTGCACCCCTTGTATCAATTGCATGCAAATTGAGTATCCATCCTTCTTCATAGCCTGCAGGAATTTCTGCTGGATTACCAACTTCTATTCCATAAGGATCAGGCACAGCTGTTGCTGTTTTTCTCGTCTCAGATCCAAGGCCAAAGTACTGGGGAAGATGGTCATCACATATCCCATTGTTCTTAATGACAACATAATCTGATTTTTCAGACCTCTGGTTGCTTGAACTGTTTGAATTTTCAACTGCTTTCGGTCGGTAGTATCTCATAGCAATCCAGTGGTGCAGATAAGTTTCATAGAGAGGTACAGGATTCCCTGCCTCATCAACCACTTCAGCAACGAAACTCTTTATAGCAATATGACCTCTTGGAAAGTCAATATTGTGAAATAACTTTTCAGCTACTGATCCTGGTTCCAGGTCAAACTTAGGTGACAAAAATACAGCAGTTTTGATGCCGTTAGCATTGCTTAGATGAACTTGGGTAGAACGAACTATTGCCATCAGTAGCAGTAATACCAAGGAGAATAGCAAAGAGCAATCTGAACACATTTCCGTCCCTTTCTGTCATCATATCAGGTAAAACAATTATTTTTGCTGTTAGTACATGACATTAAAgttcattttcctttcttttttaccCAGAAATTGCAGTTCATTTTCTGAGTCTTCTCTGCATAAAATGAAATGAGGTATAAAACCAGATAAATCAATTGAAGTCTCAAATTTGTTAGTCAGTCATATACTTGATACTcatttgattaaaaaatttGCATGTCAGAATTTGAGGCTACTTCATGGCTGATATGGTACTACCCATACCAGTAGCGAGTTCTGAAAGCAGACGAAGAACAAGTACTTCACACTCTGCGAATTTTTCCTCATTGTCATGTCTATCAGAATTCAGAAGAAATTGTTGAGCTTGAATGCATCACAACAATAATATTCAGTTTTCCAGCTTAATAAATGGAATAGTAACAGGATCAACTGGATCAAGCAATTATTATCAACCAGCTAATGGATGGAACAGTATCAGACATGCATTTATAGCACTAAAAAACCAAAAGATCTGGAACATTTTGACATTTAGCGACTGAGATACGCACAAGAATGATGAAATTCTGTTTATCTGGAAATAAAGAAAAGCTAAAGTTGAACTTGCCGTGTAAGAATGCAGAGGAATCCAAGTAGTGATATCAGCTTCAAAGCTTATTACTATTTCTTAACAGTTAGCAAACTCCAGGTTGAAAGAAAACTGACTGAACTTCAAATTCCGTCCACGATACATATCTACAGAGACAGAGAGAGATAGAGAACTACTTTGCTATTGACAAGCACATAGAAGTTCAAATTACAATATTTATGTTCTAGATTCCAGTGATAAATATGACACGCAAATGGTTCAAGCTTTGGACTGTTATCTTGAAAATCCGAGACATAAGAAACAAGCACATAGTAGTTCTTGAAAATCCGAGACATATGAAACAAGCACATAAAGAATTAAAGCACGTAGAAGAGAAAAATTGTGGGAAATAAACAGGATTAACTGAAAATGGATAGCATTAAAACTCTTGACTGCATATGTCCATCTGGTGTGTGCTACATTTATAATCAAGTTTGAAGTATGTAGTACAGAAGCAAGAACCAGAGAAGCAGGGAAGCAGCTTTAACCCAAACTAATTTAGAGCCATATTTGAATTCTCAAAATGGGTATACTTACAGAAGCAAGAACCAGGGAAGCAGCTCTAGCTGGAAATGATGAACATAAAGAGCCCAAATGAGGTCAATGATCGTTCTCAAAAGTTTGTACTAGCCTTTTAAGATTATTCAAATACCCATTGTGTGAACATTGGAAAATGTCAAATTGAtcgtttgacaaaaaaaaaaagaagtcaaattAATATGTCACCTAGAGGCTAGAGCCTCCAATGGAGTGTTTTGAATATACCCACAGGCCACAACCACTGCTGAAACCATTGTGGGGAAGTTTGTTAgacataaaaaaatgaaatggtCAAAACTCAAAAGAGGAGAAAACAGTTTTAAAAAGGTGGTTCGTTTTCAATTGTCATCAGGGACAGTGAAATCCATTTTGTCTTTCTTCAGCGAGTCTTTCTTAGTTTTGGGGGAGGGGTCATTCTCCATTCCGCACTACTTCCATATTTTGACAATGCCCAGTAGTTTATCAGTTGAAAGTCAAAGCCATGAATTTTTTGAAGTAGAGAAGCTTGGTTGTGCGTTCTAATATTTCAAAGACTGCGGCTTTCAAACTAGCACAGGATCGCTTTCTGATGGGTACAGAGTCTACAGACTCCTGTATGTAGGGAATTGAGAACGTGTGTGTTTGATTCGTATTAAACTCTGGCGACTTTTTGTGCAGCTAAATGTAGGAATGGGGTTGCAGTTGTAAAACGATTGTAAATCATCCTGGAACTGGAAGGTTGCAGCTGAAGACTGGCAAATTTGTAAAGAATCCAGCATTTATCCAACCTTTACTACAGATGATTTGTTACCTCGGACAAAATGGTTTGCGTTTCCTGAACTACAATGTCCactaaacacacacacacacacactggATGTAAATGCTATGACAAGTCCGGTTTCTGTCAGAGCTCTTCCTTTGAGCCATCACTAGCGATAGCCTTTGCATAAAATTCTCTCCGTTCTATGAGGATTGCACCTTGTGCAGTATCTGAAAATGCTACGTGAAAAGCGAGTATCAAATTCTCAGCTGCTGATGCCATGGTGAACTGTTTCCTCGTATTGTTAAAGAGCTCATTGATCAATAAAACAACTGAAAGAAGATCCATGCTTTTACACACACATATGGCTGCCAGTTACAACCAAACAAATTCTTGCCATATTATTGCCACAGAAAGTACATGTATACGAAGTGGTTTACACTGTTGACAAAGAGGACATGGAGGAGACGAGAGAACTTAAAACCATCTAAAGATGGTGATACAACAGACATCAAAATTAAGATAGACAAGCTCACATCGTTATTGGTTCGTAGTTATCCCCTCTTTGGTTTCTTCTCTGATAAGCAACAATAACAGCAGCAAGAACTGCAATTCCTAGCAGCGCCATACCCACGATAAAATCGGGCGTCAACACTCTCTTATGTATCTGCACAAATCAGAACGATGAGAGCAAGTTTCACTCCAAATTGGTTAATTAAAAAGCTCGTGAGGAAAACAGAATAGACTCATACTCCAACTGGAGCATGCTGGGAAGAGTTAAGTTTTGCGGACGAGTCTGAATCTGCAACCAATATGTAAAAAAGTCCCATGACTCCTGTATGCCCTTGTTCACTGCTATAATAAGATTTTACAGTCAGAGTTTCCCCATTGGATATCTTCACAGAACCAGGTTGAGGATAACACGTAGACATCCCTACAATGTAACCAGCCTCATTTCCTGGTTCCTTCCCTTCTCCATAAATTGGAAGTGACGAGCATATAACTCTTCCATCCTGAATAATCCACCAGAGAATCAAGactcaaaaaaaagaaagcaggGAATTCACTATGAGACCACCTAATCAGCAACCAATAAACAGAGATTTCAACATAATGCataaaagtaaacaagaatCAATTATATGAACACATCTAACTGATCCGCGAAACTAGACAGAAGTAATAGATGAACTAATTTGATTTTTAGCATCAATTTCATAATTAGATGCCAGTTATTGGCAAAAGCCAATGGCAGCAAGCTATCACAAAAGGCATACTTGCAACTACTCAGCGTGTTTCTTGTCATCATTAGCCTTCTATAGTATAAAGGAAGGAAAACAATAATCTTGGAGGAAATATTTACTAGCAATATGACTTTTGCACAAAGTCAGGTAGTTCAACAAGAGATTCATTCTGccctttcccttttattctCTTGCCTTTGtactaaaaagaaaatatatttaGAAGCGGAAATGACAAGATATACTTAAGACAGACAACTTGTGGCCATGAACTTAAGAGTACAGACATGCCACGTCAGTATCAAGGAGCATCACACTAATGAGGCTATTGCTTAAAGCCTCAAAAGACAGAAAAGAGGCAGAAGATGCTTGAAGTATCATAAGATGGAAAGGCAGGTCTTTCCCTAATTGACATTAGATCTGTGAACGATAAATGATATACAGTTGCGTGAAAGGTTCAAAACACAAAATCAATTGGAAATTTTTGAAGTAATAATTGTCCATCTCTTTGCTTTACTAAAATTACATCTAGAACTTCCTCCTTACATAGAATTGAAATGTAAAGATGAATAGATACCAAATTCAGGGATACATCAATTGCTGGCGAGTTGTTAGGAGCATTACACATATCTTAAATTACTTAAGTGCAGAAAACCTTTATTTCTTTTCTAAAAAAGATAGGAAATAAATTAAGGAGCAGACTTATCAAATATGACTATTATGTCAGAAAGCAGAATCAATTGCCAACAATTTTGATGCATAGCTAGTGAAACGTGAAACAACAAAAGTACCTCTCCATGAAGAGTTGAACCAACTCCTCCTGTATGCTGGTGTGCAACACCATAGATGACGTTGCCACCAGCAGGCAGAATTATGCTTACACTTTTAGTATGAACGCAACCACCTTTTGTAACACCAGCTGGGCAAGACTCGACATCATACTCAATCTGTTTCAAGGTAGTACAGAATATTTTAAATCCTGAATGGCGTGTAAAAATTTCACTATATCCAtcaacaagttttttttttaatatataattTCTTTGTAGATAAATAGAATAACAGATAGAAGGACTTGACATATTACCAGACAGTCATGTCTTGAACTGATTCCATCAGACCTTTTCCATCTATCTGTCACATCAAATATATACACTCTAACAGGCACAATGGAGCTATGCCAATCAACATATGTTACAGTGTACTTCAAGTAAAGGCTTCGCTTCACACCTTGAAACCCTTCTTTCAACCTGCATCTGGTCTCATCATAACAACATCGCAAGCCTCCAACGTAACTTGGGTCCAGGTTATGGCCATATTCATCCACAGTAACATTATAGAGATCACACCTGCACTCGGTGCATCCTAACCTATTTTCTGCACCCCGTGTATCAATTGCGTGCACATTGAGAAGCCATTTCTCGTCATAACCAGCAGGTATCACTGCAGGGTTACCAAATTCTATACCATAAGGATCTGGTACATTGTTGCTTGTTTTTCGTGTCTCAGATCCCAGGCCAAAAAACTGGGAAAGTACTTGTGCACAGACCCCATTATTCCCAGCTGAAATGTAATTTGACTTCTGAAAACCAACGCTGCTATGGTATTTGGGCGTTTCAACACCTCTACGTTGGTAATAATTTACAGCAACCCAGTGATGGAGATAAGTTTCATAAAGTGGGATGGAGTTTCCTGCCTCATCAATCACTTCAGCATCGAAACTCTTAACAGCAATATGGCCTCTTGGGAAATCAATGTCATAGTAATACTTATTAATCACTGATCCTGGTCCGAGCTCAAACTTAGGTGACAAATAGACAAGAGTTTTCACCCCATTTTCATCTGTCCCAGACATTAAATAACTTTGAATAGTATCCACCAATAACAAAGTAGCCAGGAAAATGAACTGGCATTTCGAACCCTTTGCCATCTTCTTATTCTCACTTCTTTAATATATCTGTATAACATTAGGGAAGAAAGCTTAATGACGAAATTATGTCAGTAATAGCCAAATTGTTCCAAAAAATCTCATCCAATTGCATCACCTTCAACAAACATAGCTTACCCATATCATTAAACTGCATAGCTACACACCAAGATAAACAAAAAAGCGGCAGGATCATTAATTTAACTATGCGGATTATCACATACTTAACTTGCTTCCTATTCTCCTTGTTCTTCTTCACCTCATGGACCAAATTGTTTagatcatttaaaaaaaaaggaaagtagGAACATCACAATAAGGAAACAGCAGCATCCGACACCTACAAGTGCAGTGGCTTTAACTTAGGTGGCTAATTACGGAcaataaaagagaaaagaaagagtcTACAACCAGAAATCAAATTCGAATAGCAAGTTAGCAACAGAAAACTACCCATAAAAATACTCAAATTTCCGGGCTACAAAACTGTAAAGTTTGTCTTTCCATAACAATAGACAGTACAGAAATAGAAATGATAAACTTTGACCATAATCGGAGTATCCTCCAGTCTCCACCAGAGAGAGTAGCAACAGAAACAAGAGAACTACTGTTCCTTAGGTAACTTACTTTCAGAAAACTAACGCAAGAAGAAATTTTAACCAAGAACGATGATGGGTTCTTGCTCTAGTTGTTTCCCTTGAATATTTATTACCTACAGTCTACGTTTATGACACCCAAATGTTTTCTTGGAATCATATAAACAAAACAGCATTCAGTAGTAAGTCGAACAATTATCAAaactataacaatcaagaatgTAAAAACAGCTTACCAAATTTCACAGCACATCTGCAAAAGAAGaaagtttcaattttttctcaaacaaGAAACTGGCGAAGCAGAGAACATGTGAATGTAAAGAACGGGTTTTT encodes the following:
- the LOC113768845 gene encoding uncharacterized protein LOC113768845, with protein sequence MCSDCSLLFSLVLLLLMAIVRSTQVHLSNANGIKTAVFLSPKFDLEPGSVAEKLFHNIDFPRGHIAIKSFVAEVVDEAGNPVPLYETYLHHWIAMRYYRPKAVENSNSSSNQRSEKSDYVVIKNNGICDDHLPQYFGLGSETRKTATAVPDPYGIEVGNPAEIPAGYEEGWILNLHAIDTRGAEDKLGCTECRCDLYNVTQDEDGNALEPEYIGGMRCCYEETKCRLIEGYRSPRRSFFMKYTVKYVDWDNSILPAKIYILDVTARWQRSNNSKESNGHNCQIEYLIESCSTNTAHDDCIHTKSVSIVLPSGGEVIYGVAHQHTGGLGSTLYGEDGRVICSSIPIYGQGMEPGNESGYIVGMSTCYPQPGSIKISSGESLTLVSNYSNAQRHTGVMGLFYILVADPDQHSPNATSAPHASVHEHKKTRLPHYVWVVILLFQAALVLALVITYQRKCRKAGYESIAT
- the LOC113767760 gene encoding uncharacterized protein LOC113767760 isoform X1 → MAKGSKCQFIFLATLLLVDTIQSYLMSGTDENGVKTLVYLSPKFELGPGSVINKYYYDIDFPRGHIAVKSFDAEVIDEAGNSIPLYETYLHHWVAVNYYQRRGVETPKYHSSVGFQKSNYISAGNNGVCAQVLSQFFGLGSETRKTSNNVPDPYGIEFGNPAVIPAGYDEKWLLNVHAIDTRGAENRLGCTECRCDLYNVTVDEYGHNLDPSYVGGLRCCYDETRCRLKEGFQGVKRSLYLKYTVTYVDWHSSIVPVRVYIFDVTDRWKRSDGISSRHDCLIEYDVESCPAGVTKGGCVHTKSVSIILPAGGNVIYGVAHQHTGGVGSTLHGEDGRVICSSLPIYGEGKEPGNEAGYIVGMSTCYPQPGSVKISNGETLTVKSYYSSEQGHTGVMGLFYILVADSDSSAKLNSSQHAPVGIHKRVLTPDFIVGMALLGIAVLAAVIVAYQRRNQRGDNYEPITM
- the LOC113767760 gene encoding uncharacterized protein LOC113767760 isoform X2, which gives rise to MAKGSKCQFIFLATLLLVDTIQSYLMSGTDENGVKTLVYLSPKFELGPGSVINKYYYDIDFPRGHIAVKSFDAEVIDEAGNSIPLYETYLHHWVAVNYYQRRGVETPKYHSSVGFQKSNYISAGNNGVCAQVLSQFFGLGSETRKTSNNVPDPYGIEFGNPAVIPAGYDEKWLLNVHAIDTRGAENRLGCTECRCDLYNVTVDEYGHNLDPSYVGGLRCCYDETRCRLKEGFQGVKRSLYLKYTVTYVDWHSSIVPVRVYIFDVTDRWKRSDGISSRHDCLIEYDVESCPAGVTKGGCVHTKSVSIILPAGGNVIYGVAHQHTGGVGSTLHGEDGRVICSSLPIYGEGKEPGNEAGYIVGMSTCYPQPGSVKISNGETLTVKSYYSSEQGHTGVMGLFYILVADSDSSAKLNSSQHAPVGV